The Chitinivibrionia bacterium DNA segment AATATCCAAAGGTTTCATCGGTAGCAAATTTTCGAGTTTTGTTCCTTCAAGCGCAATTAAAAAATTAAGCGGAATAATATCGCTTCCGATTTCGGCAAGTTCCATTGCCAACTCTACCCTCTGCTCTTTGCTCTCCCCTACGCCCAGTATTCCGCCGCAACATAATTCCAAGCCTATTTTTTTTACGCGCTTTGCCATATCTGCGCGCAAATCCCAACTGTGGGTTGTGCAGATTTGCGGATAAAAGTTTTTCGCCGTTTCTATGTTATGATGATAGCGCGCCATCCCTGCATTTTTTAGTTTCAGCAGTTGTTCGTCGGTTATTATTCCCAAAGACGCGCTCCAGTCGGGCAGGCGTTCATTCGTAGGGGCGTATTGCATACGCCCTGTTTCCCCGCATTCGTCGTTGTTTTTGGGCGTATGCAATACGCCCCTACGTTTCATCGCCTCTATCAATACGTCAATGTCGATATCATTTAGCCCTTCGCCTGAGGTTACCACCCCGAAGCAAAACGCGTCTTTCGGTGTTTCAGCGTAAGTTTTTGCAATGGCTTCGCTGTTTCTCATCGGATAAATTTCGCCTTTTATTTTGCTGTGAGCCGACTGAGCGCAAAATGCGCAATCTTCACTGCACGCGCCGCTTTTTGCGTTCGTAATTGTACAAATGCGAACACCACTTCCCTGTGTTTTCACGCGAAGTTTGTTTGCGTAGCCAAGAAGCATAGGAAAATCGACATTGTCGATATTCAAAATCTCTAACGCCGTATCTTTATCTATAGCTTGCAAAGTTTCTATTGCTCTTTGCAGTTTTGAAAATAAATCTCTCAATTTAATACCTCTTTAACCGCGTTTGCTATTATTTTAACGCCTTCTTCTATTTTATTTTCGTCTGCGCCCGAAAACGCCAAACGCATACCGTTGTTCTTTTTTCCTTTTGGGTCAAACGCTCTGCCGACAACAAACGCCGCGCCGTTTTTGACTGCTATCTTAAACACGTCGCTCGAATCAATATTTTCGGGCAAAGTCGCCCACACAAAAAATCCTCCGCGAGGTTTCGTCCAAGTAATTCCTTGGTCTTTGGGCATATATTTGTCGAGCGCGTCAAGCATAATTTGCGCTCTTTTTTTGTATTTTGGTCTGAGCGCTTCCAAATAAGGCTCTAACTGCCCGCTTTGCAAATAAGCGCTTGCCAAAACTTGCGTGTAAGTCGAAGAACACGCGTCCTGCGACTGCTTTGCCAACTCGCATTTATCGACAAGTTCGCTTGGAGCAAGCATATAGCCCAAACGAAAACCCGGTCCCAAAATCTTTGCAAAACTTCCGACGTACATAATGTTGTCTTTGTATGTAGGGGCGGGTTTGAAACCCGCCCCTACAGTTTGTCGTTCTGCGGCTATTGCTTTCATCGGTTTAACCCAACCCTTGACTTCTTCGTCGAACCACAATTCGCCGTAAGGGTCGTCTTCGAGCATAGGCAAATCGTGTTTTTCTATGAAATCGAGCAGTTCTATTTTCCGCTCGGGCGAATAAATCGTTCCCGCAGGATTTTGAAAATATGGAATTACATACAAAAACTTCGGTTTTTCGCCGTTTTTCATTGCATTTTCGAGCGCGGCAATATTTATTCCGCCCTCGTCCATTGCGATACCCTCAACATTGGCGTCGTACGAATTAAACGCCGCAATTCCGCCGATAAACGACGGGTCTTCGGTAAGTATTCTGTCTTTCGGGTCAACTAAAACTTTCGTAATCAAATTTATAGCCTGTTGCGCTCCCGTTGTAATTAAAATTTTATTGCCATCAAGTGGCAGCCCCTTACTCTGCAAATATTTTGCAAGTGATTCTTTAAGCGCGGGTATTCCGTCTGTGGGACCGTATTGAAACGCCTTTTTTTTGTCGGCAATCGATAAGTTTTGCGTAATTTTTTCCATTACATCGACAGGAAACAGGTCGTTGTTCGGCATTCCGCCCGAAAACGAAATAATCGACGGGTCGCTTGCAAGTTTCATAAGCTCACGAATTTCGCTCGCTCTTAATTTTTCTATAGATTTGGCAAATTGCACTGCGCATTCCCCTTTTATTAACTGTAATTTTGGCAATAAAATACGTTCTGCCGGAATAAAAAAGAGGCGAAATTTCCTTCGCCCCTTTTTTATTTATATCACCGAAATTACTTGTTATAAAGCGGACGTTTCTGATACGCCCTGTGAAGTAAATCGTGTGCTTTTCCTTTGTTCGGCTCTCCCAAAAACTCTTTGTAGGCTGTAATAATCTCAGGATTTTTGTGCGAGCAACGAATTTTGGAAATCTCGTCGTCTTTGTATATTCCCGCAGTTCTTTTTGCGCGATACTCTTCGGTTGTGCCGTGAGGTTGTCCGCCGCCGCCTACGCAACCGCCGCTACACGCCATAACTTCGATAAAGTGATACGGAGTTTCCTTGCCCGCCGCTTTTGCCGCGCGGATTTCGTTAAGCACCGTCTCAATATTTACCATTCCGTGCGCTACTGCAATACGAACCTTGTTGCCTGCAACGTCGAGTTCTGCGGTTTTTACGCCTGCAGTGCCTCTCGGAGCGTCAAATTCGACTTTGTCGAGCTCTTTGCCGCTGATTTTAGCAGCCGCTGTTCTCAAAGCCGCTTCCATAACGCCGCCTGTTGTGCCAAAAATTGTTCCCGCGCCCGAATAAGTTCCCAAAAGCGGGTCAACTTCTTCGTCTTTGGCGTTTACAAGGTCGATGCTCGCCTGTTTAATCATTCGCGCAAGTTCGCGAGTGGTAATAACTACATCGACGTCTTTTGTGCCTTTTACTGCGGAATCCATATCGCTGAGGCTTATCTCGAACTTCTTTGCCGTGCAAGGCATTACGCTTACTACGTATATGTCTTTGGGGTCAATTCCCGCTTTTTGCGCGTAGTAGGTTTTAATCATTGCGCCTTCCATTTGCTGTGGCGATTTGCAGGTCGAGAAATGCGGAATAAGGTCGTTAGAGTACTTTTCCATATAATCAACCCACGCAGGACAGCACGAAGTTATCAGCGGAAGTTTGTCTTTTGCCTTTGTAAAACGCTCGATAAACTCGCTCGCTTCTTCCATAATGGTAAGGTCGGCGGCAAAGTTTGTATCGAATACTTTTGCAAAGCCGAGACGTCTAAGCGCCGCGTACATTTTGCCTGTAATCAACTCGCCGACGGGCATACCAAACGCCTCGCCCAAAGCAACTCTGACTGCAGGAGCAACCTGCACAACGCAGTGCTTTTTGGGGTCTTTAAGCGCGGCAAAAACCGTTTTTGTTTCGTCTTTTTCGTAAATTGCGCCTACAGGGCAATGAGCCGAACACTGACCGCATTTGATACACGGAGAATCCGCCAATTTAACGCCCGCCGCAGGAACCATATACGTGTTTTCGCCTCTGCCGATAAATTCGAGCGCGTAAACACCCTGCTTATTTTGGCAAACAAGCGCGCAACGTCCGCATTTAAGACATTTTTCGCTTTCAAGCACCAAAGAATTAGTCGATTCGTCTTTCGGAAGTCCTTTAATATCCATAGAATAAGGTTGCTCCGTTATACCGAAATCCGCCGTAAGCGCTTGCAATTCGCAGTTGTTGTTTCGTCTGCAATTAAGGCAGTCGTTGGGGTGGTTCGACAAAATCAACTGCAAAACCGCTTTTCTTGTTTCGAGCAGTTCGGCGTCGCTTGTTATGTATTCTTTTCCTTCTTCAGCCGCAATGGCGCAAGCGCGGAAAAGTTTCGGCGAGCCTTTCATTTTAACTACGCAAATTCCGCAAGACGCCCACGCTTCCACATCGGGATGATAGCACAAAACCGGAATTTTGAAAC contains these protein-coding regions:
- the bioB gene encoding biotin synthase BioB encodes the protein MRDLFSKLQRAIETLQAIDKDTALEILNIDNVDFPMLLGYANKLRVKTQGSGVRICTITNAKSGACSEDCAFCAQSAHSKIKGEIYPMRNSEAIAKTYAETPKDAFCFGVVTSGEGLNDIDIDVLIEAMKRRGVLHTPKNNDECGETGRMQYAPTNERLPDWSASLGIITDEQLLKLKNAGMARYHHNIETAKNFYPQICTTHSWDLRADMAKRVKKIGLELCCGGILGVGESKEQRVELAMELAEIGSDIIPLNFLIALEGTKLENLLPMKPLDILKIVAMFRFTNPNADIKVAGGRVHLRELQSMMFFAGANSIISGGLLTTPNCSTENDMKLINDLELEVCK
- a CDS encoding PLP-dependent aminotransferase family protein translates to MQFAKSIEKLRASEIRELMKLASDPSIISFSGGMPNNDLFPVDVMEKITQNLSIADKKKAFQYGPTDGIPALKESLAKYLQSKGLPLDGNKILITTGAQQAINLITKVLVDPKDRILTEDPSFIGGIAAFNSYDANVEGIAMDEGGINIAALENAMKNGEKPKFLYVIPYFQNPAGTIYSPERKIELLDFIEKHDLPMLEDDPYGELWFDEEVKGWVKPMKAIAAERQTVGAGFKPAPTYKDNIMYVGSFAKILGPGFRLGYMLAPSELVDKCELAKQSQDACSSTYTQVLASAYLQSGQLEPYLEALRPKYKKRAQIMLDALDKYMPKDQGITWTKPRGGFFVWATLPENIDSSDVFKIAVKNGAAFVVGRAFDPKGKKNNGMRLAFSGADENKIEEGVKIIANAVKEVLN
- a CDS encoding NADH-dependent [FeFe] hydrogenase, group A6; amino-acid sequence: MATINCKIDGIDVSVPAGTTILDAAKKAGFKIPVLCYHPDVEAWASCGICVVKMKGSPKLFRACAIAAEEGKEYITSDAELLETRKAVLQLILSNHPNDCLNCRRNNNCELQALTADFGITEQPYSMDIKGLPKDESTNSLVLESEKCLKCGRCALVCQNKQGVYALEFIGRGENTYMVPAAGVKLADSPCIKCGQCSAHCPVGAIYEKDETKTVFAALKDPKKHCVVQVAPAVRVALGEAFGMPVGELITGKMYAALRRLGFAKVFDTNFAADLTIMEEASEFIERFTKAKDKLPLITSCCPAWVDYMEKYSNDLIPHFSTCKSPQQMEGAMIKTYYAQKAGIDPKDIYVVSVMPCTAKKFEISLSDMDSAVKGTKDVDVVITTRELARMIKQASIDLVNAKDEEVDPLLGTYSGAGTIFGTTGGVMEAALRTAAAKISGKELDKVEFDAPRGTAGVKTAELDVAGNKVRIAVAHGMVNIETVLNEIRAAKAAGKETPYHFIEVMACSGGCVGGGGQPHGTTEEYRAKRTAGIYKDDEISKIRCSHKNPEIITAYKEFLGEPNKGKAHDLLHRAYQKRPLYNK